From the Oleiphilus messinensis genome, one window contains:
- the ureE gene encoding urease accessory protein UreE, with protein MLKLVKNKGHIHAPYYGVVTLSYDERVKGRLKSALESGEEVGLFLERGKVLQDGDVLESECGRLVLVKSLPEQVVIVRTNDWFTFSRCCYHLGNRHVPLEIGALWLRMKSDHVLEDMVRLLGLDIESEVAPFNPESGAYSGSSHAHKHGHSHG; from the coding sequence ATGTTGAAGTTAGTTAAAAACAAGGGGCATATCCATGCCCCATACTATGGTGTGGTAACACTGAGTTATGATGAGCGGGTAAAAGGTCGATTGAAATCGGCGTTGGAATCTGGTGAGGAGGTCGGGCTATTTCTGGAGCGAGGCAAGGTTCTGCAGGATGGCGATGTGCTGGAAAGCGAATGCGGGCGTTTGGTTCTGGTTAAGAGTTTGCCTGAACAGGTTGTGATCGTGCGCACCAATGATTGGTTTACGTTTTCTCGATGTTGTTACCATCTTGGCAACCGTCATGTTCCTCTGGAAATTGGTGCGCTCTGGTTGCGCATGAAGTCTGACCATGTGCTTGAAGACATGGTGCGTCTGCTGGGATTGGATATTGAGTCTGAGGTCGCGCCATTCAATCCGGAGTCCGGCGCATACAGTGGTTCAAGTCATGCCCACAAGCATGGGCACAGTCATGGGTAA
- the ureC gene encoding urease subunit alpha: MAKITRQAYADMFGPTTGDRVRLGDTELWIQVEKDFTVYGDEVKFGGGKVIRDGMGQSQLPSAEVMDLVITNALIVDHWGIVKADVGVKEGKIAAIGKAGNPDTQEGVDIIIGPGTEIIAGEGQILTAGAIDAHIHFICPQQIEEALMSGITTMLGGGTGPATGTNATTCTPGPWNIGKMFQATDSLPMNFGFLGKGNASLPEALAEQLEAGACGLKLHEDWGTTPASIDNCLTVADQYDVQIAIHTDTLNESGFVEDTLAAFKGRCIHTYHTEGAGGGHAPDIIKAAGHANVLPSSTNPTRPYTVNTVDEHLDMLMVCHHLDPNIPEDVAFADSRIRKETIAAEDILHDLGAFSMIASDSQAMGRIGEVICRTWQTAHKMKVQRGLLPEDEDIGADNFRVKRYIAKYTINPALTHGVGHIIGSIEPGKLADLVLWKPAFFGVKPAMILKGGFIAAAPMGDPNASIPTPQPVHYRYMFGAFGKATAKTCISFTSQAALDSGLNEKLGLDRELVACKGVRSLTKHQMIHNHYMPVIEVDPQTYEVRADGQLLTCEPAKSLPLAQRYFLF, from the coding sequence GTGGCAAAGATTACACGACAGGCGTACGCCGATATGTTCGGCCCAACAACGGGAGATAGAGTCCGGTTGGGGGATACCGAGCTTTGGATCCAGGTTGAGAAAGACTTTACCGTTTATGGAGACGAGGTCAAATTTGGTGGCGGTAAAGTAATTCGTGACGGTATGGGGCAGAGCCAGTTACCCAGTGCCGAGGTAATGGATCTGGTGATTACAAATGCGCTGATTGTTGATCACTGGGGTATCGTTAAAGCAGATGTCGGGGTTAAAGAAGGAAAAATAGCCGCAATCGGTAAGGCGGGTAACCCAGACACCCAAGAAGGTGTTGATATTATTATCGGCCCGGGTACGGAAATCATTGCCGGTGAGGGACAGATCTTGACCGCTGGGGCAATTGACGCACATATCCACTTTATTTGTCCGCAGCAAATCGAAGAAGCGTTAATGTCCGGTATTACCACTATGTTGGGTGGTGGTACGGGCCCTGCTACTGGCACCAATGCGACAACCTGCACGCCAGGCCCTTGGAATATCGGGAAGATGTTCCAGGCGACCGACAGCTTACCTATGAATTTTGGATTTCTGGGAAAAGGTAATGCGAGTTTACCCGAAGCTCTGGCTGAACAGCTGGAGGCCGGAGCGTGTGGTTTGAAGCTACACGAAGATTGGGGAACGACACCCGCATCTATCGATAACTGTTTGACTGTTGCGGATCAGTACGACGTACAGATTGCCATCCATACCGACACACTGAATGAGTCAGGTTTTGTGGAGGATACGCTGGCCGCATTCAAAGGGCGTTGTATTCATACGTACCATACCGAAGGTGCCGGTGGTGGCCACGCGCCCGATATCATCAAGGCAGCTGGGCATGCCAACGTATTGCCTTCATCAACCAATCCAACGCGGCCTTATACGGTCAATACGGTAGATGAGCATTTAGACATGTTGATGGTTTGTCACCATCTGGATCCCAATATTCCGGAAGATGTGGCGTTTGCTGACTCCAGAATTCGCAAAGAAACGATTGCCGCGGAAGACATACTTCATGACCTGGGGGCATTCTCGATGATTGCTTCAGATTCCCAGGCTATGGGGCGAATTGGTGAAGTGATTTGCCGGACTTGGCAAACCGCACACAAAATGAAAGTACAGCGCGGTTTGCTGCCGGAAGATGAGGATATCGGCGCTGATAACTTCAGGGTGAAACGTTATATTGCAAAATATACGATTAATCCAGCGCTTACCCATGGCGTCGGGCATATCATCGGGTCAATTGAACCGGGCAAGTTAGCCGACCTGGTTTTGTGGAAGCCTGCTTTTTTTGGGGTGAAACCTGCCATGATTTTGAAAGGAGGGTTTATTGCTGCAGCGCCGATGGGAGACCCTAATGCCTCGATTCCGACACCACAACCTGTGCACTACCGGTACATGTTTGGCGCATTTGGCAAAGCAACAGCAAAGACCTGTATCAGCTTTACCAGTCAGGCAGCCCTTGATTCAGGTCTAAATGAAAAGCTTGGTCTGGATCGTGAGTTGGTAGCCTGCAAGGGGGTTAGGTCCCTGACCAAGCACCAGATGATCCACAATCATTATATGCCGGTAATCGAAGTAGATCCGCAAACTTATGAAGTCAGGGCAGATGGGCAGCTCTTAACCTGTGAGCCTGCTAAATCCTTGCCACTTGCGCAGCGGTACTTCTTGTTTTAG
- a CDS encoding urease subunit beta produces the protein MIPGEYQIAEGDIELNAGRTTVSVEVANTGDRPVQVGSHYHFYETNPALQFDRAITRGYRLNIAAGTAVRFEPGQTRTVELVSLAGQRRVYGFRGEVMGDL, from the coding sequence ATGATACCTGGCGAATATCAGATTGCTGAAGGTGATATTGAACTCAATGCAGGTCGTACAACGGTCAGTGTTGAGGTGGCCAATACCGGAGATCGGCCTGTACAGGTCGGCTCTCATTACCATTTCTATGAAACGAATCCGGCATTGCAGTTTGATCGCGCGATTACCCGAGGTTACCGCCTCAATATTGCTGCGGGTACTGCAGTCCGCTTCGAGCCAGGGCAAACGCGCACCGTTGAGTTGGTGAGTCTGGCAGGTCAGCGCCGGGTCTACGGATTTCGCGGTGAGGTTATGGGCGACCTCTAG
- the ureG gene encoding urease accessory protein UreG, whose amino-acid sequence MTTQCLRVGVGGPVGSGKTALLKQLCLAMREHYNMAVVTNDIYTKEDAEFLLRNEALTSDRIMGVETGGCPHTAIREDASMNLAAIDELQSRHSGLEFVLVESGGDNLSATFSPELSDLTLYVIDVCAGDKIPRKGGPGITKSDLLIINKTDLAPMVNASLDVMDRDAKKMRGDKPFVFTNLMRGDGLQTIMDFIIEQGMLEKRMAG is encoded by the coding sequence ATGACAACTCAGTGTTTACGTGTAGGTGTCGGTGGTCCCGTTGGGTCCGGTAAGACTGCATTACTTAAGCAATTGTGCCTTGCAATGCGGGAGCATTACAACATGGCTGTGGTAACGAATGATATCTATACCAAAGAGGATGCCGAGTTTTTGTTGCGTAATGAAGCGTTAACGTCCGATCGCATCATGGGGGTCGAGACCGGAGGTTGTCCTCACACAGCTATTCGCGAAGATGCTTCAATGAATTTGGCCGCGATAGATGAATTGCAATCTCGGCATTCCGGATTGGAGTTCGTGCTTGTAGAAAGTGGCGGGGATAATCTCAGTGCAACGTTCAGTCCGGAACTTTCCGATTTAACGCTTTATGTAATTGATGTTTGCGCGGGGGACAAGATTCCCCGAAAAGGTGGACCGGGCATTACAAAGTCGGACCTGCTAATCATTAACAAAACAGACTTGGCTCCAATGGTTAATGCTTCACTCGATGTTATGGATCGAGATGCGAAGAAAATGCGAGGAGATAAGCCATTCGTGTTCACCAATCTAATGCGTGGAGATGGTCTTCAGACCATTATGGATTTTATTATCGAACAAGGGATGTTGGAAAAGCGAATGGCGGGCTAG
- the urtE gene encoding urea ABC transporter ATP-binding subunit UrtE, with amino-acid sequence MLAVTGLNQYYGESHTLWDLDVEFPEGKCSVIMGRNGVGKTTLLNCVMGLLPLKSGVINFNGTDLVKLSAEQRAPQGIGYVPQGRQIFPMLTVEENLRIGLPVRKDKAKQIPGFIYELFPVLKEMLGRRGGDLSGGQQQQLAIGRALVIDPKLLILDEPTEGIQPNVVQEIGDVIRKLNQEMGLTVLLVEQKLPFARRVGDRFCIMDRGRVVAQDEIENLNENLIKTYLTV; translated from the coding sequence ATGCTAGCGGTAACGGGTTTGAATCAATATTACGGCGAGAGTCATACTCTGTGGGATCTTGATGTCGAGTTTCCAGAAGGCAAGTGCTCCGTCATTATGGGGCGGAATGGAGTCGGTAAGACCACTTTGCTCAACTGTGTGATGGGGCTCTTGCCCCTGAAGTCTGGAGTCATAAACTTTAATGGTACTGACTTGGTCAAATTGTCAGCAGAACAGCGTGCCCCACAAGGTATTGGCTATGTACCTCAAGGGCGACAAATTTTTCCGATGTTGACGGTTGAAGAAAACTTGCGAATCGGCTTGCCGGTTCGAAAGGATAAAGCGAAACAGATTCCCGGGTTTATTTACGAGTTGTTCCCGGTATTGAAAGAGATGCTGGGGCGGCGCGGCGGGGATTTATCCGGTGGCCAACAGCAGCAATTAGCCATTGGCAGGGCACTGGTTATCGATCCCAAACTGTTGATTCTGGACGAGCCGACGGAAGGTATTCAGCCGAACGTCGTTCAGGAAATCGGGGATGTCATCCGGAAGCTCAACCAGGAAATGGGTTTAACTGTTCTGCTGGTGGAGCAAAAGCTGCCGTTTGCGCGCAGAGTTGGTGATCGATTTTGCATCATGGATCGTGGTCGTGTTGTTGCTCAGGACGAAATTGAAAACCTGAATGAAAATCTGATTAAAACCTATTTGACGGTTTAA
- the ureA gene encoding urease subunit gamma, with protein MELSPREKDKLLIFTAALLAERRKAKGIKLNYPESIALITAEIMEGAREGRTVAELMSLGRTILTRDDVMEGIPEMIHEVQVEATFPDGTKLVTVHDPIQ; from the coding sequence ATGGAATTATCTCCAAGAGAAAAAGATAAACTGTTGATCTTTACTGCTGCATTGCTTGCGGAGCGGCGTAAAGCAAAAGGCATCAAATTGAATTACCCTGAATCCATTGCGTTAATTACGGCGGAAATTATGGAGGGTGCTCGCGAAGGTCGCACGGTTGCGGAATTGATGAGTCTCGGCAGAACCATTTTAACTCGGGATGATGTTATGGAAGGTATTCCGGAAATGATTCACGAAGTGCAGGTTGAAGCGACCTTCCCGGATGGTACCAAACTGGTTACTGTCCACGACCCGATCCAATAA
- a CDS encoding urease accessory protein UreF, producing MPTSMGTVMGNCQQLLSLLHLSSPALPVGGFAYSQGLESAIELGWVKDRATMVDWLSGILSQGMSNLELPVMRRMVFALAGEDSRSIQYWNQFLFACRESHELQFEDQQVGEALRRLLLSLEITGVDRLPKPASYALMFCSAVQHWDIDIEAALSGFCWSWLENQVAVACKTIPLGQTDGQKIMMSMKKQIEVAIERSAVLEDDQLGVSLPGLAIASALHETQYSRLFRS from the coding sequence ATGCCCACAAGCATGGGCACAGTCATGGGTAACTGTCAGCAGTTGTTGTCTTTACTTCACCTGTCCAGTCCAGCATTGCCTGTCGGTGGGTTTGCTTATTCTCAAGGGCTGGAGAGTGCCATTGAGCTGGGATGGGTAAAAGACAGAGCGACTATGGTGGACTGGCTGAGCGGTATTCTGTCGCAGGGTATGTCCAATCTTGAGCTTCCGGTTATGCGGCGTATGGTGTTTGCATTGGCCGGGGAGGATTCACGCAGCATTCAGTACTGGAATCAGTTCCTGTTCGCCTGCCGAGAAAGTCATGAGTTGCAATTTGAGGATCAGCAAGTCGGTGAGGCGTTGCGCCGGTTGCTATTGTCTCTTGAAATTACCGGCGTGGATCGTTTACCTAAGCCCGCAAGCTATGCGCTGATGTTTTGCTCTGCTGTGCAGCACTGGGACATTGATATTGAAGCCGCCTTGAGTGGCTTCTGTTGGAGTTGGCTGGAAAATCAGGTTGCTGTCGCTTGTAAGACGATTCCACTGGGGCAAACGGATGGACAAAAAATCATGATGTCCATGAAAAAACAAATTGAGGTCGCGATCGAGCGATCAGCAGTGCTGGAAGATGATCAACTTGGTGTGAGTTTACCCGGGTTGGCCATTGCAAGTGCATTGCATGAAACACAATATTCAAGATTATTCAGGAGTTAA
- the urtD gene encoding urea ABC transporter ATP-binding protein UrtD: MSFGSVLEDLRHRDKVFDFMMPQASAQLDVSKGYILYLEDISVSFDGFKAINDLNLYIKEGELRCIIGPNGAGKTTMMDIITGKTTPDKGSAWFGQRLNLLNMSEPQIAEAGIGRKFQKPTVFEEHTVFDNLELAMAGDKQVLSLLFAGLSGEQKDRIDEVMTLIGLQDCRYERAGSLSHGQKQWLEIGMLLMQNPKLLLVDEPVAGMTHQEMDRTAELLNSLAGRHSVVVVEHDMDFVRSIARTVTVLHQGSVLMEGTMDQIQNDAKVKEVYLGE, from the coding sequence ATGTCATTTGGAAGCGTTCTGGAAGACTTGCGCCATCGTGACAAAGTCTTTGATTTCATGATGCCCCAGGCAAGTGCCCAGCTGGATGTCAGTAAAGGCTACATCCTGTATCTCGAAGATATTAGTGTCAGCTTTGATGGTTTCAAAGCGATCAACGACCTGAATTTGTATATTAAAGAGGGTGAGCTGCGTTGCATCATCGGGCCGAATGGTGCCGGTAAAACCACCATGATGGATATCATCACCGGGAAAACCACACCGGACAAGGGCTCTGCGTGGTTTGGGCAGCGTTTGAATTTGTTGAATATGTCTGAGCCCCAGATTGCGGAAGCCGGGATCGGTCGAAAATTCCAGAAACCAACCGTGTTTGAAGAGCATACGGTGTTCGATAATCTGGAGCTGGCCATGGCCGGTGACAAGCAAGTACTGTCTTTGTTATTTGCTGGGTTATCAGGCGAACAAAAAGATCGAATCGATGAGGTGATGACCCTTATCGGCTTGCAGGATTGTCGCTATGAGCGTGCGGGATCGTTGTCTCATGGACAAAAGCAATGGTTGGAAATCGGCATGCTGTTGATGCAAAACCCGAAACTGCTGCTCGTGGACGAACCGGTTGCCGGTATGACCCATCAGGAAATGGATCGTACAGCCGAGCTTTTGAACTCCCTCGCAGGACGGCACTCTGTAGTCGTTGTTGAGCATGATATGGATTTTGTCCGTTCTATTGCCCGCACTGTTACGGTATTGCACCAAGGCAGCGTATTGATGGAAGGAACAATGGATCAGATCCAGAATGATGCAAAAGTCAAAGAAGTTTATTTAGGTGAATAG
- a CDS encoding urease accessory protein UreD, with product MHSVAACETKSPEGEQSSQGYGADRNWQATLELGFERRETKTILKTMRFVGPVRVQRPFYPEGELCHLYLLHPPGGLVSGDTLQVLVDSPQGTQALITTPSAGKVYRADSDLLPQTQINRLAVAGDLEWLPQENIVFDGANGILKTEIELSGAARFLGWDLVCLGRPASQLPFQSGSLQQILTVSRDGIPLLIDRFAVDGRQTKADAAMLNAHWGLGRQPVMGTLLASGFAQAPDALITELRAAFCPDNQALPSGGRVAFTFKSGLLIARYIGPKTEEAQQIFRQIWVMTRPVLFGRSALGPRIWNT from the coding sequence TTGCACAGCGTTGCAGCTTGTGAAACCAAGAGCCCCGAGGGTGAGCAATCAAGCCAGGGCTATGGGGCTGATCGAAACTGGCAGGCTACACTCGAATTAGGGTTTGAGCGCCGCGAAACGAAAACTATCCTGAAAACGATGCGATTTGTCGGGCCGGTACGTGTGCAGCGCCCCTTCTACCCTGAGGGCGAACTCTGCCACCTTTATCTTTTACACCCCCCTGGTGGTCTGGTAAGTGGCGACACATTGCAAGTCCTGGTTGATAGTCCACAGGGAACACAAGCACTGATTACGACCCCTTCCGCGGGTAAAGTGTATCGGGCTGACAGCGATCTGCTGCCACAGACGCAAATTAACCGCCTGGCGGTTGCGGGTGATCTGGAATGGCTACCTCAGGAAAACATCGTATTCGATGGTGCCAACGGTATATTGAAAACGGAAATCGAATTGTCCGGGGCTGCCCGTTTCTTGGGGTGGGATCTGGTGTGTTTAGGGCGACCTGCGAGCCAGTTACCTTTTCAATCGGGTTCCCTACAGCAAATACTTACGGTATCCCGGGACGGAATACCGTTACTTATTGACCGGTTCGCTGTGGACGGTCGGCAAACGAAAGCAGATGCTGCTATGCTCAATGCCCATTGGGGCTTGGGTCGTCAGCCTGTAATGGGGACATTACTGGCCTCGGGATTTGCGCAAGCTCCCGATGCGCTGATCACAGAACTCCGGGCGGCCTTCTGTCCCGATAATCAAGCACTGCCCTCGGGTGGGCGGGTTGCATTCACGTTTAAAAGTGGTTTGTTGATTGCGCGGTACATTGGTCCGAAAACAGAAGAGGCCCAGCAAATTTTTCGTCAAATCTGGGTGATGACGCGGCCTGTATTATTTGGCCGTTCTGCGCTGGGGCCGCGCATTTGGAATACCTAA